The Pectobacterium sp. A5351 genome contains the following window.
CCAACAGCAGCAGTGGCTGGCAGAACAGCTGATTAATGCCGATAGCGAGCAGTTTTATAATGCTGCGGTATAACGCCCTGCGAGTGCGCCATCAGGTAAGGCGTGTTGCATCATGAGTTGGCAGCAACGTATTGAAGCCGCGCTGGCACAACGCCAGCGTGATGATGCTTATCGCGTGAGGTTGGCGAATCAAGGCGGCAGCGGGCGCTGGCTGATGCAGGGCGATCGCTGCTACCTGAATTTTTCCAGCAACGACTATCTGGGGCTGAGCCACCACCCGGAGATTGTGCGCGCCTGGCAGCAGGGGGCAGAGCAATACGGGATTGGCAGCGGCGGTTCCGGGCATGTGACCGGGTATACCGATGCCCATGCGACGCTGGAAAGTCAGCTTGCCGACTGGCTGGGCTATCCGCGGGCGCTGCTGTTTATTTCCGGCTATGCCGCGAATCAGGCTGTCGTCGCTGCACTGGCTCAGGCGGAAGACCGTATTTTGGCCGATAAACTCAGCCATGCGTCGCTGCTGGAAGCCGCGGCACAGTCACCTGCTACCTTGCGACGCTTTAAACACAATCAGGCCGATAGTCTGCAAACGCTGCTGGAAAAGCCTGCCGACGGCCAGACGCTGGTGGTGACCGAAGGTGTTTTCAGCATGGATGGCGATACTGCGCCGTTATCGGCGCTACAGGCTCAGTGCAGAACGCACGGTGCCTGGCTGATGGTGGACGATGCACACGGGATTGGCGTGCTGGGTGAGGAAGGTCGTGGGAGCTGCTGGCAGCAAGGCATTAAACCTGAGCTGCTGATTGTCACGTTTGGCAAAGCGTTTGGCGTGAGCGGCGCGGCGGTGTTGTGCGCTGAACCGCTGGCCGAATACTTCCTGCAATTTGCCCGTCATTTGATTTACAGCACCTCAATGCCCGCGGCGCAGGCCTGTGCGCTGAGCGCGGCACTCCAGTGTGTCCGGCAGGGCGATGCGCGGCGTGATGCACTACGGCGTAACGTTGCGCAGTTCCGCGCGGGCTTTTCCAACTCGTCCTATCAACTGATGGATTCACAGAGCGCGATTCAGCCGCTGATTGTCGGCGAGAACGCACGAGCGCTGGTGTTAACGAACCACCTGCGTGAACAGGGCGTGTGGGTTAGCGCCATGCGACCACCGACGGTGCCGCCCGGCAGCCCACGCCTGCGGATTACGCTGACGGCGGAACATCAGCCAGAAGACATCAGTCGCTTGCTTACGGTATTACATCATGCTGACAGAAAACTATAACAAGCAGGCGATTGCGCAGGCGTTTGGACGTGCGGCAGGGTGCTATGACCGCTTTGCCGAACTGCAACGCACCAGCGGGGAACGCCTGCTGGCACTGATGCCGTCGCACAGTGGTTTACAGGTATTGGATGCGGGCTGTGGAACTGGGCACTTTAGCCGCCGTTGGCGTCAGGCCGGTAAATCGGTGACCGCGCTGGATTTGTCGGTGGACATGCTGGCGCATGCTCGTGAGCAGCAGGTCGCCGATCGTTATCAGGAAGGGGATATCGAAAACCTTCCGCTGGCAGATTGCTGTGTAGACATCAGCTATAGCAATCTGGCTATACAGTGGTGCGACTCGTTACCGCGTGTGCTGGCAGAGCTGTATCGGGTCACGCGGCCGGGGGGCGTGATTGCCTTTTCGACGCTGGCAGACGGCTCCTTAAGCGAACTGTCGCGGGCGTGGCAGGCGCTGGATGGCACGCAGCGGACAAATCGCTTTCTGCCGCTCTCTGCTATCGACGCGGCCTGCCAGCCTTATCGGCATCACCTGGTACAAGAACGTGAGGTCTGTTTTTTCCCTGATGTATTGGCGTTAATGAAATCGCTGAAGGGGATTGGGGCGACCTGGCTGCACGAAGGGCGCACGCCGGGGCTATTGAGCCGGGCGCGTTTGGCGGCGCTGTCTGCCCACTATTCGCAAGAGCAGGGCGGCTACCCGCTCAGCTATCAACTGGTTTATGGAGTGATTTATCGTGATTGAGCGCTGGTTTGTGACAGGCACGGATACTGAAGTCGGGAAAACGGTCGCCAGCACGGCGCTACTTCAGGCGGCGAATCAGGCCGGATACCGCACCGCAGGCTATAAACCCGTGGCGTCCGGCTGTGAAATGACAGCCGATGGCATTCGTAACAGCGATGCGCTGGCACTTCAGGCTAATAGCCGCGTCCGGCTGGATTATCAGGCGGTGAACCCGTTGGCGTTTATGGAGCCGACCTCGCCACATATTATCAGTACGGTGGAGCAGCGGCCTGTTCATCTCTCTGCATTGTCCGCAGGCCTGCGGGCATTAGAAACACAGGCGGATTGGCTGCTGGTAGAAGGCGCTGGCGGATGGTTTACGCCGCTGTCGGCGCAGAATACGTTCGCCGACTGGGTCGTTCAGGAACAGCTTCCCGTGATTTTGGTGGTCGGCATCAAGCTGGGTTGTATTAATCACGCAATGTTGACCGCCCACGCGATTCACCACGCTGGCCTGCGCCTGGCTGGCTGGATCGCAAACGACATCACGCCACCAGGAAAATGGCACCAGCCGTATCTGCAAACGCTGCAACAGCGCCTGCCTGCGCCAATGCTGGGCGAAATTCCTTATATATCGGATCTTCAGCAGCACAATCTGGGGCAGTATATTGATGTGGGGTTATTAGACAGGCAGGCCTCCGGGTCACAGATAATGACTCAAATTAGTAGAAAATGTACTTTTCAATGAAGGCTCCGATGACCTTTTCATGCAACTCAATCGAGCGTGAAAATTAGATTGGCTTGCGTGCAACCGTTGTTGAAGTGAACATATCAAAAACAGGCAATGACACAATTCAAATTACAGTCTCTGTGGTGATTAACGTTTTGCAGATGCTTATCGATGAAAAGCCCTGACGGGCTTTTCATTTAGGCTGATGTTTCGCTCAGTCCTGCTGGTGGGATGGGACCGTTGGCGATGAATTGGATCGCCAACCGGACTGAGTTTGTTTCACGTGGTCAACGCTTTGGCGACGTTATTTAGCCAGAAGTTCTCTGCGAACGATTTCCGCGCCTGCACTTAGCGCATTGAGTTTGCCTCTTGCGACGCGGCG
Protein-coding sequences here:
- the bioF gene encoding 8-amino-7-oxononanoate synthase translates to MSWQQRIEAALAQRQRDDAYRVRLANQGGSGRWLMQGDRCYLNFSSNDYLGLSHHPEIVRAWQQGAEQYGIGSGGSGHVTGYTDAHATLESQLADWLGYPRALLFISGYAANQAVVAALAQAEDRILADKLSHASLLEAAAQSPATLRRFKHNQADSLQTLLEKPADGQTLVVTEGVFSMDGDTAPLSALQAQCRTHGAWLMVDDAHGIGVLGEEGRGSCWQQGIKPELLIVTFGKAFGVSGAAVLCAEPLAEYFLQFARHLIYSTSMPAAQACALSAALQCVRQGDARRDALRRNVAQFRAGFSNSSYQLMDSQSAIQPLIVGENARALVLTNHLREQGVWVSAMRPPTVPPGSPRLRITLTAEHQPEDISRLLTVLHHADRKL
- the bioC gene encoding malonyl-ACP O-methyltransferase BioC, encoding MLTENYNKQAIAQAFGRAAGCYDRFAELQRTSGERLLALMPSHSGLQVLDAGCGTGHFSRRWRQAGKSVTALDLSVDMLAHAREQQVADRYQEGDIENLPLADCCVDISYSNLAIQWCDSLPRVLAELYRVTRPGGVIAFSTLADGSLSELSRAWQALDGTQRTNRFLPLSAIDAACQPYRHHLVQEREVCFFPDVLALMKSLKGIGATWLHEGRTPGLLSRARLAALSAHYSQEQGGYPLSYQLVYGVIYRD
- the bioD gene encoding dethiobiotin synthase yields the protein MIERWFVTGTDTEVGKTVASTALLQAANQAGYRTAGYKPVASGCEMTADGIRNSDALALQANSRVRLDYQAVNPLAFMEPTSPHIISTVEQRPVHLSALSAGLRALETQADWLLVEGAGGWFTPLSAQNTFADWVVQEQLPVILVVGIKLGCINHAMLTAHAIHHAGLRLAGWIANDITPPGKWHQPYLQTLQQRLPAPMLGEIPYISDLQQHNLGQYIDVGLLDRQASGSQIMTQISRKCTFQ